Proteins from a single region of Parafrankia discariae:
- a CDS encoding TrmH family RNA methyltransferase produces MIDDPADPRVADYVALTDVALRRRREPAEGLFIAEGERVIDRALRAGYRPRSVLVSPARLGGVPERFWSTPGLGGHEGQEGLGGQEGHVGYERHAGHVGREGDGGRDERSGRHDAPVYVAGPALLAEITGFEVHRGALASMCRRPLLDPVELLRVARRVLVCEDLVSHTNLGAIFRSAAGLGMDAVLLSPRCADPLYRRSVRVSMGEVFAVPYARLDPWPGALSLLGAAGFEVLALTPAPDADELTVAMVDPDDRVALLLGTEGQGLTGEVLATATRRVRIPMAHGVDSLNVAATAAIACYVLGVRS; encoded by the coding sequence TGGCGCTGACCGACGTGGCGCTGCGCCGGCGGCGTGAACCCGCGGAGGGGTTGTTCATCGCGGAGGGCGAGAGGGTGATCGACCGCGCGCTGCGTGCGGGCTACCGGCCCCGCTCGGTTCTGGTCTCGCCGGCACGGCTCGGGGGAGTTCCGGAACGCTTCTGGTCGACGCCGGGGCTCGGCGGGCACGAGGGGCAAGAGGGGCTTGGCGGGCAAGAGGGGCATGTCGGGTACGAAAGGCATGCCGGGCACGTCGGACGCGAGGGGGACGGCGGTCGTGATGAGCGGTCGGGCCGGCATGACGCGCCGGTCTACGTCGCGGGGCCAGCCCTGCTCGCCGAGATCACCGGCTTTGAGGTGCACCGGGGTGCGCTGGCGTCGATGTGCCGTCGTCCGCTGCTCGACCCGGTGGAACTGCTTCGCGTCGCGAGGCGGGTACTGGTCTGCGAGGACCTGGTCAGCCACACCAACCTCGGCGCGATCTTCCGATCAGCGGCGGGGCTCGGTATGGACGCCGTCCTGTTGAGCCCACGGTGCGCGGATCCGCTCTACCGGCGCTCGGTACGGGTGTCGATGGGAGAGGTCTTCGCGGTTCCCTACGCCCGACTTGATCCCTGGCCGGGGGCGTTGTCCCTGCTCGGTGCGGCCGGGTTCGAGGTACTCGCGCTGACGCCCGCGCCTGACGCTGACGAACTGACGGTCGCCATGGTCGATCCTGATGATCGCGTCGCCCTGCTGCTGGGGACGGAGGGTCAGGGGCTGACCGGCGAGGTCCTGGCCACGGCGACCCGGCGGGTGCGGATACCGATGGCCCACGGCGTGGATTCGCTGAATGTGGCGGCGACGGCGGCGATCGCCTGTTACGTGCTGGGCGTTCGCTCCTGA